In Ananas comosus cultivar F153 linkage group 7, ASM154086v1, whole genome shotgun sequence, the sequence GACCACAAAGCAATTTATTAGATTGCTGTAATTTCCTAAATGAGAAAAGATTTGATTGCGTATTCGATCTTATGTCCAGGTGAAACTTACTTTGTTGAAAATCTAATGCATTTGATAATCCATGTCGCGTGGGTTTCATTTTGAAGCAACTATATAGCAATATCAGATAACCAGGAAACTTTTAAACCATATATATTGCGTATGTCGTTAGCTTTCCACTTTCCTGTTTTTGAagcctagggttagggttagggttagggttagggttagagttCAGGTTAATTTGGCCGCCTTAAGATAGCAGAATCAGAAGCACTTGGCATCTCTCTTTCCCATCATTAAATATCCTCTCCTTGTACCCACCTGCAaggacagagaaagagagagagagagagagagagagagagagagagagaggtaattATTGCACTGGTCATTCACGGCACTCTCAAGATTCAAGTCTAATTGATTAAaccttaaaattaaataaatcttAGTTAGTTTACATAATATGATtagatattcttttttttttaattgttaatttgatgTCGAGTAGAAAATTGATATTGCTAGAGCTCCTTTCGATGGTGGCAGAGTAGGTAAATTATATCTACTCAGAATTTCAAATctctttgttaaaaaaaaaaatcttgcatGTCCACGTTACAGTAGCCTAAGAATATAAGATATTCAATTTAACATATCCAATCTAAAattcaagaatttaagtgccgtggtatAGAATTATGTAGAAAATTTGCCGGTACGGTTCAGCACGGTGCATGCCGGATCGTGCAGATGTATATcggtcataaaaaatatatatgtgccGAAACATAATgagatgaaatatttattttttttagcaataaatttttttaatcgtttattatatatttttatcaatttttttaaactttattaagaaaattatttattaatttaaagaaaagagtgTTTTGAACTATGCTATCGGCACATGCGCTGCATCGTATcgatatcttattggcacgataGGATACGATAGATGCTATTCACGCTGGTGAACACTTATAAATTCTtactaaaaacttaaaagtacATATAAAGTCTCCACACCAAAcctctaattattattatatatgtacgACGATCTAGTATTTACATCTGTAAACTCTGAAAACTATGCGTAAACCTTTAACTTTGTAAACAAGTGACACACATGCGGGTCTTAATTCTCTATTGAATATAGAGTACAGGGTGCACCGGACACATACAATAATtttgtgcgtgtgtgtgtgtgagagagagggaaagagagagagagagagagagagagagagagagagagaggtagtaGTAGACTCCCACCCACTCATTCCCTCAATCATAAccttcaccaccaccacctcccctTCACTTCTCTCCACCCTAAACCTTTGATAGAGTCACCACCTCAAGAAAACCACTCCACACTACTGTTGCCCCCACCGTGGTTATTTCCCCCCACTATCCTTTTGtaccctcccctctcctcccaaaattaaagcaaaagacaacaaaaaaaaaaaaaaaagggggaggaGAGGAAAGGTGGCCTTCTACATCTTgtatataaaagatatatatcATACACTTTTGCTTCTCAaaatcctcttcttcttctcctccttcttcttcttcttcttcttcttcttcttcttaatcTGTTAGCATATACATGTCCCTCGACTTCTTTGGAGATCGGAAATGTCGTCGCATCATCTACCACAACATGAGTCCTATATCGGACGATCAGATCCATCAAGCGCTTTAAAGGCTTTAGCATTAGACCTCCTAATTGTTCATGGAGGtctcaaaaatttaatattttcagTTTTAAAAGTCTTGGAACTAAAATTGATACTTGTGCTAgatgattcttttctttttttggtttttcccTCTCCTTTCAAAGGACTAAGTTCGTGTAGACATCGATAAATTCGTGATTTTTTATGCTGCATTGCGAAGAGCTAAATGGTCGGTTTGGGGACATCGAGGAGTTTAATTTCTTTCATGCATATATCTCATGCATGCTTTTTCTCTTGATTCTATTTCCCAtgccttttctctttcttaataaaagggtaaaataaatttaattctatatCTCATGTCTAACTTTTCTGAAGAAAGGGGTTACTTCCCAGAATAAATGACTCGCGCCTTTTAAGAGTTGATTTCATCACATAAGATGTATATATGGTTTCTCTCTTTACCCATGACATATCCATGATCTTCAAATCAAAGctctttgatttgatttgattttatgAATGCTTTACACTTTCGAACTTGTTAATATGGGCAGATAggatcctttttttctttttcttttttttttcctatggaAAAAATGGGCTGATAAGGTCTAGGCTTGACATCTTCAAAGAACTAAGGTTCCATATacttctcttaaaaaaaataatatcctTGTCATAACATTTGTGTTTGATGGATAGATCTGTTGTACCTACACAATTTTTCGTTGAGGGTTTGTAGCAATATCGGTTCCTCATCgctgaattaattttattagcTTTTTCTACTTGTTGcctaattttttgaaacttttaattggTGATTTATTTAGAGAAATGAAATCATTCAATTGTTTCAGGAAACTGGTGCATAAATACGCGGTTTTAGTGCTCTATAGCATGCACAACTTCAACATTATgtgtttctcaaaaaaaaaaaaaaccttatatCTTCGTTGGAttgactttttaaaaaaaaatttattttctttctgtttaaacaattccattttttttgcaattctTCTATCACTTTGTTAATTTCAGAAGTCACAAAGAAGGAAAATGTTACTGGGATTCTATCACACAGGAAGTTCGTGATTTTTATATCTTGAAAGATGTTATTCCTTTAATTTTGTATCTCTACAAATAATGCAAGTTACCAAGCATCAAAAATGTCTCTTTGTTAATAATATACATGAGATAGCTAGTTCCTGTATATTTCCATATTGTGTAGCATTCTTCTCTTTGAAACTTTTCATATTACCAAATGTGATTTCTGCATACTCGAGATTTAATTAATTCGgcatcttttatttttcatggTCCACTAAATGTCACTCACATTTTgtagtttcctatctttcatGTACTACTGAGAACAATGCAACCGAAGTCAACGCATTCATAGAAGCTGCTTTAAAATATGCCTCTGAGCGAATTATATACTACCTTGCTCTCATTCAACATTGCGAGAGATTATTTGAAGATGATTTATCCACAATTTCTTATTGCATCTTTCTTGATCATATCAATAACATgaaaaaacctctctctctctctctctctctctctctctctctctctctaccctatTACCCCACCACACAACCACACAGGCACTTCTTTGCAGGTGTGGGAGTGGGTCTATTGTCATgtcgttttcttcttttctctttttcctcttgACGTTGGTGTAGCTTTTTACCTGCTTTTGTGAACTTTGAactagtgtgtgtgtgtgtgtgtgtgtgtgtgtgagagagagagagagagagagagagagagagagagagagagaggagtcagAAAGAAGAGGGAAAGATGAGATGGGTCTTATTATAtatttcctttctctttcttcacatttCTTATATTGCATTTTTCCTTTTTAGCAAAGCCTACACACCATAGATAGGTTTGTATTTGTTCTCATTTCTTGGAGTGAGTGCATAAGAGAGTAGACACCTTTTTCCCTTTGAGAGATACGATTGTAGCTAGAGGAGCCTCCAGGTTTTGATCTCATAAAAGCTAGCACATGAAAAGGTATTCCATCCAACGAGTAGTGATAAAATTAGTAATACACTAACCCTATATGAAAAAAGTGCACCCTATATAACAAAGAGTGTTTCCTTCTTCCAAACTGGCCTTCCATTTTTCAGgaatcaattttatatatatatatatatatatcctttgcAATTCCAACACTCTTTTCCTGCTCTATATAAAGCTCTTTACGCAGCATATTCTTTTCCATTCTCCTTATGCTCCATATATCACCTCttatttttctttgcttttttttaatctccttttgttttatcaCTAAAACAATATGTAATACTTTAAGAACctttagttttattattatacataCTATGCGTACATTATACCAATGTTCCAACCTGTACATTCACATACATatgcagatatatatatatatattccgaaATCAAGCAAAATGAGTTCGAGCTTTGTATTGCATCTTCTTCTGAGATATAACCTTGTGAATGTGCATTATAGTATATAGATGTATCCATGTTATATAGAGAGCAAATTTTGCAACAACTAGCTATTAACTAGgcatatttaaatatttcttaaaatGGTTAGCCATGTTTATGCTTCAGGTTAGTGTCCCCAACAACAATATACTCAACATTGTAACGGTTCGATGCGGTCATTGTGCTAATCTGTTGTCCGTGAACATGGGAGCATTTCTCCAGTCACTTCCTCTTCAAGACGCTCAggtaaattaaagaaaaatcaaaagtgaaacttttactattttttgaAGTTCTGTTAGAACCCTAGGAGGTTATACTTATTCCAAGTTATACAGGATCCGAACACACAACTTGCGTATTCTCAGTTGCGTTTACCAATCAATATCGTTTATTTATGCAACGTATAGATGATAAAAGAGCCTAACTTCaatttttcatttgtttgaGAACGAAGAGTTTTATCCCCGAGTTAAAACTTTGAAATtagtttgtttgtttatttctcAGTTATTTCTTTTCCATCCCATGCTTCATTCTTTCCCTTTTGACAACTTTATAGGGGTACTTTTAATccacaaaataatttaatatgcaAATTAAACATATTTCAAACTATGGATATATACTACTgatttttcaacaaaaaaaaaaacatttacaATACTACTAGCTCTTCAAGTagtattttttctttcatttttgttatagatgactctctctctctctctctctctctcagaagtTTCTTTAAGTTTCTAAGCTACAACGTCGACTACTAAagataaatgtaaaattaatggTAAACTATATCTAGTCGAATGATTGTTCAATTTGCTTGGTGGGAGAATCTGCAGGTTCATAATATTGGCTTTCATGATAAATGCGAGTATGGATCATCTTCAAAATGTAACAGGACAACAGTAATGTACTCGATGCAAAGCGAGCAACAACCGACGGTACCCATACGCCGTAAgcatcaacaattttttttcttcagcaTTCAGTTGTCATTCctgttttttaaatttgtaactaCTTCCTATAAAATTAGCTGATTAAATTCTGAATCACCCCACATTTTTCTTGGTCAAACTTTTGATACTCTACAATTAATAGTCACTACTTATCtctcttttcatttttaataaGAGCAATATAATTCGGACCTAGCCTGAAAACCATCTATGGGGGACTTAGACCTATGACCTCAATGTTGAGtgcaaaaatccaaaaaaaaaaaaaagaatcaggaaagagagaagaaaataaatgcaCACAAATATTTACATGGTTTGGTCACTAGTCTATATTCACAGATGAAAATGAAGCAAAGATTTTTATTATAACCAAAATAGAGTACAAAAAAATGCCTCTCTCCGAAAATCCTAGTCCCAAAATACAAACGCATACCCTCTCTCATGTGCCACATCAATAAGTAGAgtaaagagtatatatatattagtgacTAAAATCCAGTAAACTGAAAATAATCTTAACAAGATTATGCATAATATTAACTTAATATGTTGACCGAAATGGAATAAAATTAGAAGATCCTGTAGTTCAGAATTCGAGACACATCTAACAGTTACCAATCAGCTCTAGCGATTACCAGAAATAGGTCACATGTCTGTATATGTGCGATACTTTTGTTTTCTGAGAAAGGCTATAGAGAAGCAATGGGAACTTGTGTGGATATTGCTATAACAAACATTTTTCTGAGAGCTAGCAGCTTCTCTGTATACTTATGCCATCACAGAATAGCAACTAACttgtatttcttttcttcttttaccggccgtccctagagcaagtggtaaagggcttgatgcatggttggtacccgaggttccaagttcgaatcctatttgattcacatttccagctaagtttatttctaaatgaaataaacgaagcgggtagcatactacctatctctcaaaaagagaacttgtatttcttttcttttttggggatAATacaatttatcttattaaagCAGCAAGTAGGGCGTGATATGAAACAagaaacagatttttttttatttttttccccgaGTTTGCTCTCGGCTATTCATGGAGTTTCTTATTAATAGTCAATGTGTACCGCAAAACTGAAAAGAGTCTAGCAATATATTATGGAAATTTGGCCTTCAAAAACTTGATTTTATCCATTTCTCCACAAGAATATGATAGGCGCGTGGCTTTAAAAGTGTTTGTtacaaaattctatatttttttcacttcatcATGTTACTTTTCTTATTGGGTGCCTAATTAGAAGTCCACTCAATTTTGAACATCAATCATAGTAATTTTATGTTTACCTTTGAATGTTTTTCTTATGAAGCCCCAGAGAAGAGACAGCGTGTTCCCTCTGCATATAACAGATTTATCAAGTGAGTTTTCCAAAATAATCCTTTCAATTTGTTGTCTCCTATTCATTGTGTTTTAGAATATTAAACATTAACCACGTGAGTTTTAAAGGGAGGAGATACAAAGGATAAAGGCTAATAATCCCGACATCAGCCATAGGGAAGCATTCAGCGCTGCAGCAAAGAATGTAAGTATTAGAGTTTAAATAATGTTACATATAGTTCATCTATAACTTCATATATACTTGtttcatgcatgcatcaacTACATTGGTATGCATTGTGTGGGTGCGTGACATCAagagtttaatttatttgatattcTATTAATGCGTACCGAGGCGTAAGAAATTATGAAATAATGAGTACTATCGACATACTGGTTACCACTTGAAGTATAACAATCTGAAACAATGTTAACTAACAAGTTTTCACAATGTAAGCAATTATATGATCAAAACAAAATAAGAAGATGTAATAGAAGCTTGCTTTGGTTACACGTGAAGCTATATTTTGTTCCGGTCCCTTTCTTGTTATTTATTTCCCTTCCTGAACCAAAACTGGCATAACAAGTAGTGAGATCACACAAATAATGGTGTTAATTAGTTTAGCAAGGAGATCTTCCCAACCTAGATACATAAAGGGATATATAATCCAACAATTATCCCCTAAAGAGATTACATTCAATAAGTATTCCTAATAATCATGTTTatattgatttaaattttaaagtttcagtTTCTTTACATGACATTAATTCATTAAGATAACAATCCCATTTCAATTATCAGGGCTTAGGCCGAGCTATCGGCTGCTAAGCCACAAGCTCGAAGGGGCTATATAAATCTAGGCTACATAAATTTTCTAGGAATCAAAGTTCATACCTAAGATACAAATTATAAAGTAGAATATGGCAATGAGGTTAGAAAAAAGATGTTTCCCAAATATTTCTATAAGCAACCTTCTCTTCCTTTCATTGCGATGTCATCTTGAGGAATTAGAAACCACCGAATGATTAATGAGACATGAATTATTATCTTCTAGCTCCTCATATATATGTTCATCCTTCTATAATTTTGTGGACCAAGCAATGTTTCGACCgatactttttcttcttctgcttcctcCAACTTGCGTCATCCGGCTTCACATGTACCAATGGATGATCCGTGTATTGCTCGTAGGATTTTCCAATATCTATGATTCATTTAGAATTGGTGTAGATGAGTAAGAAAAGAAGAGTGAGTTGATGGATTTTCTGTTTAAGATGATGGTATACTGCATTCTTGTTAAGTCTATCCCGTAAAACTAGCCAAAATCTTGTTAAAGACATATGTAATTCAATAATTTTCAGCAAGAAAAAGACCAAGAATTAGATAGATATAGAAGTATATATTGGCTTTAGTTATGAGTTGTTATCAATCCAAACACAAATACACTCTTGATCAAATCTATAGGGGCCATAGATCATACTTACACACGAAAGAAAGATCGAGTTGTCTCAAAATGTATAATTCAATAGTTGATTTCTTTTCACAATAAAGACACTTTCTCAGGAGTCACCCCTCACAGGTACGGGAGAGTGGGTGATACTAAAGGAATCACCCCAGTGACAAATGGGGAATGATTCAAATTAGGTGTTATTTGATCCTAATAGTCTAGATCAAGATTAATAGAATGCACTCTCAATTGAAGACTGAGTCTTAATTAACCTCTGTTTTAGTAGATAAATATTAAGTCTACAATCCAAAAAAGGTCATAAGACAACCAAAATTGATAGTCTTTCTTGGATTTtagtattagaaaaaaaaaatgaataatatgactAGTGAAAAAAATAAGCCGTTAATTGGATAGATAGTTGTAAGATTATAACCACAAAGTGATTGTATCTCTAGCattgttttgattttaaaaaatgctACCTGAACATCTCTTATAGAGGCGTAAATCTTACACCACTACATCCAAAGATTGATAAAACCTCTCTTAGCTAggttttagtaaaaaaaaaagataagacaaATAGAGAAATATAAGTCACAATATCCTAAGGTGTAAGCTTAATTACACCTATACGTACTATAATTTGTATAGATAGCATTGCTcttttaatttagaatttttaaatgtaTTAAACTTATATGTAGTGTTATAGACCATTCAACCAAGATGCTTTATCATCGATATCGAGAAGAAATGAAGTATCAATTAAGAGCCGAATACTTCTCTATTTGACCCGGCCCCTCCCCCCACTCTCTCATTCCTTTATGTGATTGTAGTACATGACACTTAATCACCGTTCATTTTGATGCAAACTGTTTAAGTTAGCTCATTAATCTCATAGCATTGGAGTGTACTTCACTATTTCATGCATTAGGGCAGTGGATGATAAGGTCACGAAAAATGTCATTATGCGTTTTGTACCGTGGACACACCTTGCATGTGCAATGCCTCATGTACAATCACATCATGGTCATTTAAACTTGCCTCTTCTTGGAAACGATTTTAAATGT encodes:
- the LOC109713067 gene encoding protein YABBY 2-like isoform X2 → MFMLQVSVPNNNILNIVTVRCGHCANLLSVNMGAFLQSLPLQDAQVHNIGFHDKCEYGSSSKCNRTTVMYSMQSEQQPTVPIRQKRQRVPSAYNRFIKEEIQRIKANNPDISHREAFSAAAKNWAHFPHIHFGLTLDSKKQVKLDDTIATPAPQKAKGFY
- the LOC109713067 gene encoding protein YABBY 2-like isoform X1 is translated as MFMLQVSVPNNNILNIVTVRCGHCANLLSVNMGAFLQSLPLQDAQVHNIGFHDKCEYGSSSKCNRTTVMYSMQSEQQPTVPIRPPEKRQRVPSAYNRFIKEEIQRIKANNPDISHREAFSAAAKNWAHFPHIHFGLTLDSKKQVKLDDTIATPAPQKAKGFY